From the Methanonatronarchaeum thermophilum genome, the window AACCTAAAGAAAAACTATAGAAAACCAGAAATATAACAAAACCCCACTCAAAAACCAAAAACCCTACATCCCATGACCAAAAAAAGATAAAAAAACACCAAAAACTACCTAAAATTCAGGGTAAACAGTTTACAAATAAGATAATCAATCCACGCAGCCACACTCCAACTCACCTAAAACTGTTTTTATCCTCTCAATCCGACCTAAAAACTTACTCACATCATCCTGAGAATGAAATAAAGTCCTGTTTGGATGCATAATCTTGTTTCTAAGATCAACAAGCCCACTGAAATGTTTATTAAACTGGGTTTTTGAAGAAAAACCACATTGAGAAACAAGTTCTTTATCGTTCTGAATCACGTTCACCATATCTGAAAGAGACATATACTCCGCTATATGGAGCTCAACACCCTCCAACTTAGATTTATACCAATACCCAACGGTATGATTACCTAACCTCGCAATAAGATCGTTATCTCCAGGGTTGGGATACGAACTTACAATTAAATTCGACAGCTTCTTTTCCAAATCAACAATCAAAGGATAAACTGCTTCACGAACACACCTCTTATTCAAATCCGCAACGGTAATGATAAAAAAACCATCAACATCTTCAATCAAAACAAACGGATATCTATCAAGATACCTAACAGCATCTAGTATACCACTACCAACCTCAAGAACTTGATCAGAATCCAGTTCCTTAAACTCTTCATCTTTCACACAAAAATAGAGATTTTCAGATGGAATCGGAACAAAATCATAACCCTTCTCCCTATAATACTCAATATTATCCTCAACACCACTAACGGAATCAACCTCAGCCTTAGAACTAAGAGCCAAACAACCCTTACCAACACTTAAAAAACCACTATCCGGAACCATTACTAACACTCACAAATAAAATATACCTCAAACAACAAAACACTTCAACAAAAAAACTACACAAAAAACCAAAAAAACATTTAAACCTTAAAATATAAAAGAGAAACATAAATTCTACAAACTTACAGAAAAAATATTTAAAACCAACAAAAATAACTCTATTCGAGGGGATGGTAAACTGCTAAAATCTAAAAGCTACATGATATTAGGCCTTATATTTCTAGCTCCGACTCTAAGCGTATCCGCAATAGATTCATTCTTAGGACTGAATCTAATATACGAAACCAACATAATAAACATAATTATTATAGCAACAATCGTATTCCTTTTATTAATATACTACGCAACCAGAGAAGAAAACTCCAAAATATTCAAAAACTAAAATTCTAAACAAACCGCTATGCTGAGCCCTTAACCAAACAAAAAAGAAGTTAAGACCAACATAGCTTAAAGTTCTGTAGTTTAAATACGCTAACCAACCTTTTTACACCAAAATAAACAAAAAAATCCAAAAAAATCCTAAGTTAAATCCCTTAGATGTTTTTTGGAAATCAATCTACAACATAGAAATATTTTTTAAACCAAACTACAACAGACTGTATTCAGTTATATCGAGAATTATTGGTAACCCCCCCTTTCCTTTATATCATTTTTTGAATCCAGATGATTGTGGTGAATCCAGTTTTTAAAGTGATGGGGAAGGGAAAGTTGGGGAGGCGATTGTCATCTATTTGACCGGGCATGTAGAGTCAATATAGCTATAGGTATTGAGGTAATCGCTATTATCATTGCGATGACGAATGGGAGGTTAGGAGGGTTTAAGTCATCTATGTGTAACCATTCTCCAGTATTATGGTCCCTGAAATCTACGTGAACCATAGAGGTATTTTCATCCACTCCTTCAAAGGATAATATAATACTTTGTTCTTCTTGAGCTCCACCCCAACCCCAGTGATAGATGGAAGTAATTTTTAATCTATCGAAATCAAATCCATCAATGTCTTCTTGGTAATCCCATTTGTGAGCGTGTCCTGATATCCACAGCACTACATTATATTCATCTATTTCTTCCCCTAACCAATCTTCAAAAGAAGTAACCTCTCTATCAATTGGACAGTGATGGCTCATAATAATTGTTGGTTTGCTAGAATTTTCTTCTAAAGTTTCTCTAAGCCATTGGTCTTGCTCAGGTCCAACAACAGTTTTATCTTTTTGATCGCCATCCTCATCTGAAATCCCTATAACTTGAACACCATTAACAATTTCACTAAAA encodes:
- a CDS encoding metallophosphoesterase family protein, producing the protein MNIKNGFIGLFGLLCLFGFLFGGVQVGYGLVDDFNDNASVDDIEDYRLSFEVSLMDELSENQIGTEISWWIAADTHLGHTNYQGELQTAVEDINTVPTDYAVILGDLVHDGSSYVAEFDETMNKLDHNWSYILGNHDFDSETNEPVKEVNYFSEIVNGVQVIGISDEDGDQKDKTVVGPEQDQWLRETLEENSSKPTIIMSHHCPIDREVTSFEDWLGEEIDEYNVVLWISGHAHKWDYQEDIDGFDFDRLKITSIYHWGWGGAQEEQSIILSFEGVDENTSMVHVDFRDHNTGEWLHIDDLNPPNLPFVIAMIIAITSIPIAILTLHARSNR